DNA from Drosophila suzukii chromosome 2R, CBGP_Dsuzu_IsoJpt1.0, whole genome shotgun sequence:
ACAATCTTTCACGGACGCTGTTCTAGGCCCTCTTTTGGATCTCGGGCGTTGAATGATAATGGTCGTGTCGTTTGTATTGTAGATCTTAGCTTTCTCCTTGTACTTTTCCAGCGCTTTTGCATCTTTCACGAAAACAACCTTAATGTACGGCATTTTAACTTCAGACATAGTTATGCTGTTTTTGAGTGAATTTAAATTACGGATACTTTGTGTACCCAAAGTAACATCTGAATCTGGACTTCCTGAGTTTCCAGTTTCAGATTTACACAGCTTAAGAAGTGTATTTAAGATATTTGTAGCTTTATTGTGATTCCTATCGGGATTTGTATTAATAATCGCATCcatttttatgtttaaattGACTGCGGGAAGTTCCAATATGTCGTTATAATCTTGGTCCGACCTTGGGTGACCTTTTAAACTGTGGGTCACATAGAGAAGTACTATAAAtgtcgaaaataaaaattatggCTTCGTGGACCGCTTTAAGACTTCTAAACTCACCCAAGCAGATCGTATAAAGTTGCATGGTAGATTGTATAAATAGCACTGAAACTCAAAAGATATGTCTGCCTATAAATAGTTATAGTCGCCGCCTTAGTCACGCGATAACCGCGCATAATCCGTTGGGCCCACATAACCTATCAAATCCAAATTTAAATGCTACGAATTTTTCTTTAGATACCATACAATTAGTCTTAAAATATAgttaaaagaattttattgataaaatatttacaagTATTTTTTGAAACTACGAATTAAAGCTCTTTGTACACTGTGCAAAGTGCATTGATATGTATACATAACAAATTAACgattaattaattttcctttTCTAATAAGAGCATTCTTGGAAAAAGTTTTTGAACTTGTTAGGCGTTACTCACTCTTTAAATTCAATGTCATTAGATACATACAGTACTGGTCGTACTGGTGCAATTACCTTTTAATTAATCCAAAAGCACGTGAGCCTTGTTTATTTTAGTATATCTTTGGCTGACCCGCAGCTAACCTGTTTTTCGatatatacttatatatatatggatgGTTCGTGCTAAAGTTAAATAATTTCTTTTCTATTTATCTTCCAGAAAGTTCCGGTGTGCCTCATACAGTTTATAAGGGTAATCAGAGGGAGTATGCGAAGGAGTGTTTAATGATCTACGACAAGGAGACGGGCGCTATTACAATAGAAAAGCTGAATCACAACATTCAAGTGAAGAAGACAAGGTGAGTGCCAATAAGCAGTGAGTTCTGAATGGTTAAAAAAACGATTTCTATCCTTTCAGGAGCGAAGTCACCAATAAGCCAGCCCTACCCCCAGCTCAGAATGTGCCTGTGCATATGGGTCAGAGTCAGGTCCACATCCAGGGCACAAACGGAGCTGGAGCGCCACCAATATCAGCTCCTGGGCACGGATCCGGATCGGCACCCAAAATGGAGAACAGCACCATGCGAATCTCATCGAAGACAAAGGTTTCTACGGGCAGCCGACGAAATAATATAAGTAAGTATAAACAAATAGCTGCTTGAGAAAAAACATTAAATGTCGAGTTCTGGAATTTATGAGTCAGCCAGTAATAAAGCGTATTCCCCTTAGATCGATAGCAAGAATTTCTTATAATACAGATTTCCGATTGTTTCTCAAGAGCtcaaaaaaagaaatagaggaaaaagaaaaagataaagaaaagaagaaaaagaaaTCTCACACCTGCAAGATAATAGCCTTGTATAACTTGTATAAAGCAATACCAAAAATCACTTCAAATAAATGCTCAAAAAATGTCTGCTcgttttaaacatttttagttGACTTCAAGCCGCGCAATTCGCCCATGCAGCAGAGCTCACCATCGCGTCCAGTGGCAGTCCATCGCAGCCCACAATCTGCGCCAGCGTAAGTTATTTCCTCCACCAACTGGAACATAGTTATTAGCTTGTACCTTTCAGTTGGGATGCCAATAATGCACAGCAGACGTTGCCCAGCATTCCCATGATCACCGACGACGATGACTTTGGGTTGAGGGCGGCGCTCCACAGCAGCGGCCAGGCGAATACCTCAGGCTCCTCGACTGGCTCGGCGGCGGGGCAGCCGGACTTTGGATCCACGTCCTCGTCCTCACACATGGGAAAGCAGCGGCAGGCTCCCCAGCACGGCCATGGCAAGCGCCAGCAGATGCACCAGCGCGCAAGTCCACCCATGgcccaacagcagcagcagcagcaccaccagcagcCATCGAACTATGGACGTGGTTACAACGGCGGCCATAACCACgcacaacagcagcaacaacggcactcgccgcagcagcaacaccaggcTCGCCCATCGGCTTATGGCCACGGCAATAGCATGCCCATGGACTTGGACTCGGCCAGGGAGCAAGAACTGACCACTCAGTCTGTGGAGCAAGCGGCAGCCGCGTTGGAACAGGTGGGTTGGAGATCTGGTTACGTACGAACCAGTGCTAAATTATGATTTGCATACTTACAGCAAATTGGCGGAGCATTAAGTGCCTCGAGCTCCAGTTCCGAGTCGGATTCCAGCGACAGTGACAGTGGCAGTGACTCCGATGACAGCACCGAGGATGATCGCCCCATGGAAAGGCCGCAGCAGGTACAGGAGCAGCATCacccacagcagcagcagcagcagatgtaTCAGAATCATcaccatcaacaacaacagttGTCCCAGCAGCATCTGAATCAGTTGCCAAATTTGGGCCTGGGCTCCATATCACCAGCCTATGGCAACAATCATcaccagcagcagccgcatcatcatcatcagcagcagcagcagaagcaacagTCCGGCATTTATGCGTCCAACGGTGGCTTTCCAAACGACTTGCTACAAAACGATCTACAATTGTCGTCAAATTCGTCCGACGATGATGATTAGCTGTTTTAGGTTTGATCTTTTTGCCTTCTTTTGACAAAACCAACGACAACAATTATTGATATTCTGTCTATATGCGTGTAATTAATTTGTAATTATTGAGGGGTGATTTTACTTGCTAgtgaaatttttataaataaattcttaGTTCTACAACACGATATACACAAACATATATACTAATTAACTTTAATCATTAATTTTAGACCTTCCAAATGTGCTGgtaaacatttaattaaaatcagaaaagtaaaatcaaatcaaaaaaCACAAATCACAACATAAACCTATCTTTGTCAATGCATATTAGTTTTAAATAAGAAATTAAAGATTATGTAAACTTGTTGGAAGTCCTAAAGCAGATCGCACGCAAATttatacatacacatataccAACAATAACCAATAGACAAATCGAACGAAGTAGACGATGCAACTACGGaaattatttagtttttaataagAATACAGTACATcttgaaaaataatttttaagtttCAAAGCGGATTTTTGCCATTAATTACGCATTTTAATCATTTAAAGcgaaaaagaaaatttttaaaattatatttgtaaGTTTTAATTTGCCGCTCTTTATTTCGCTCATCTTTTGTAGTCTAGCTTAATTTTATTGTTGGCgactttttaatattttcaaaaataaaaatactgaATGTTCGTTTTTGATTAATTTGTTAGCTATATTTATCACGAATGTATTTTAGCCTCATATCTTTATTAGTTACATATTTGTGCGGTAGGAAGACATTTGTGTTTTTAGCTCAtgttttatttgaatttatttgtagatctttaattaatttttaatatatattattacgaTTTTGTTATGAGCTTGCAATAGTTAAAAGCAACGAAAGAAAATAAATGTGAATCGAAAGAACCGGCCTGGTGAaaaccatttttattttatgcttCCCCCAGAAATCCCAAAGAATTTGTTACAATGCTGAGCAGTAATACTTTACACAACTCCTTCCAAATGTGAGCGTGCACGAAGGTCCAGACACACACTTACTGATATTGACACTATTTGATTTGCCAAGCCAACAATGAATTATTGTATTTATGAAGTACCATCCACGAGAAAAACGACCAATATCTGAGGAACAGTCAGAGCGAAATGGAGATAATACCaattattttttgtacattCTACATGAAAATATGCCTAGGATTAAATTGTTTTCCAAGTTAGAGGGAGTTTTGGAGGATTTCGCTCTTGGGGCGCACTAGAAACGAGCATCAATACAAACACCAAAAAGAATTATTAACCAATCAACAGCAACTAAACGAAAACAACAATGATTCAGATAATCATAAGCACAATATACATATGCAAAGTATCTAGAGCTAATTATATAACAAATTCTGTATAGATTCCGAAAATGCCTAAGATCACAATGAAATCAAGCAAGTAACTTAGTCTAATTGGTAAgcaaatacatatatattatatacaaACATGCATGTACACGACTTTATATACAACAAAATATAAGAATATTACTTTCAGTTAAATTAGTTCTAATACCGACCATTAAACAGTCAACAAATCAAATAAAAGGATGcgtttaatataatttatttggaaattattaaaaatggtAAGGTTGGTAAAAACTTTTTCCAGACTcgtaaaaaaattttttttttatataaaagcTTATCAAATCCCTGAGGAAACTTCCTTAAGATCCTTTTTTAAGAGTGGAAAGTCGATTTTTCTAACCGATTTTTGAATTATTTTGTATATGGTAACTAGTACGGTACAAAAGATGAAATCTCTCTCACCCCCTCACGTAGTTGATTAAAGTTtgcaaaaaatgtattcaaaattttaaattttaattatgtttGAGTTTTAAACGGCTTCAaagtatttataaaaattacccATACGTCAAGTATACCAGccataacatttttaaagaagatcGATTTCCCCTCCCCAACTGTGTCAACTCTCGTATATCGGTCaataagaattaaaaattgaCAAATACCGAAATGTTTTTAGAGGGAAAACTAAAGTCAGAACTGGACACAACGGGTTTTCCAACCAAGTCAGGGCCACCCatatgaaaataatatatttcaaCAGGGAGTATGAGTTATAAACTTTGAAACCAATTCGCAGACCCTATAACgcattttttacaacaaatTTCGTTTGGTATACCTTAATTTTTTCAAAGCGCACCTTATAGGCAAATGAAAGTAGGACCTTAAAAATGTTCATGAAAATGTGGACCGCCCTAATGGTCACTGAGAATTGCTCAGACTTTATTTATATCATCAGTTCTCTTCgttttttaaattacttaTTTTCAGTTAGTTTTTATGACTCATCAGTAgcaagaaaattaaaataaaatgactatacatttttaaacGGAAAGGGTATGGAAAAGTCGGCTTTCAGAAAATACTTCTCTCGCGTTCTTTGGTTTGTAATGGATTTTTATGTTCCCGGAATATATGGTATGTTTAACCGGTCGAACTACGGTCACACTCATACCTCgcggatttttttttatcaacaGGTGTTGATTAATTGTGCAAAAACCTCGAAATGGGCGACGTTACAGGACTCAGCAATGCCGAGGCCGACGAGCTGTGCCAGAAGCCGGAGTCGTCCACCAAGGTGAGTCCATCACAACGGGATCAGGCCGACTTATAGAGCTCCACTAACGCGCTGTCTGCGCAGGATTTCATCTTCCAGCAGACCATGTACCGCATCAAGGACCCGCGCCGGTCGCTGCCATTCTACACGGGCGTCCTCGGCATGACCTTGCTGGTGAAACTGGACTTCCCCGAGGCCAAGTTCTCGCTGTACTTCCTGGGGTAAGGTCGATTGCTCCGGCTTATCTTAATTCGTGCGATTCAACAACGATATTGATGACAATTGCTTTCTTATCTGCCGCAGCTACGAGAACCAAGCCGATGTGCCCAAGGATCCCAAGGAGCGCCGCAGCTGGGCGATGAGCCGCAAGGCCACCATTGAGCTCACCCAGTAAGtggtatatatataaaatattaaaacactTAGGTCTTTCATATTCAGGAATTGATTAATTTAGATTTGTATTGGCTAACATAGCATTAAATATTCATATAGACTAATCATTCCGTAGTAGTGACATCTAAGATGGATGACTCCTTTAGTAACCTGAATGACATCCATGATTGGAGGATACGTTAGTTCTcttaatacatacatattacCTATGTATCTTGGAGAAACCTTATAAAAACTCAATATATAAATGCAAATTCCTAATTTAAAGTCTCTGAACATAAAACTACTTATATCGGCAGTATAGGAATGGAATGGTAAAATCAATGTAACATCGTAAAGCCCCCTGACCAACATTTGtttacccttgcagagggtataatgatttcagtcagaagtttgcaacgcagtgaaggagacgtttccgaccccataaagtaaatatattattgatcagCATGACAAGACGAGTAGATCtatccatgtccgtctgtttctacgcaaactagtctctcagttttaaagctatcgggctgaaactttcccaaaagtcttatatcttttgcaggtagtatataagtcggaaccagggAACCAAGGATCGGACAACTacatcttatagctcccataggaataatcggaaaaaaaattaaaaaaaattatattttctaacatataacctcctcagcttggaaataacatttttttattagttctgaatttcgaatttaattttatcaaaatcggacgattatatcatatagctgccataggaacgatcggaaaattagtgggaaaataatatgaaacaaattatagcttcggtgtttccTGAAATATTATCTAATACTATTGGGAGTatcattttgtgtatttttaaatttaataattataactgcaagggtatagaaGCTTCGGCTTGGcaaagttaacttcctttcttgtttatagTGGTTTGActtatataaaaatgttttttagtTTGTAGTGGTATTGTATTGTTTTTATAAGTCTTGTTTTCCACTTATTGCCACTTACGGTATAAGAATGTTTCCAAAACACATGTGTTTAACATTATTCTTCATAGCCCTcaatatgtatgtacattgtacatataTTACGGTGGGTCGATTTGGAGGTCTTCAAATCGTAGCAATATTGCCAAAGAAACATTGTCTCGAAAATCACGTTTGTCCCTCCGCAATTGCAAGAGAAAAATACTGTTTTTTCAACGCAAGAAGTTTTAAGTCATTTTGGTGGAACACAAAGAAGGGACGTTCTTAACAATATTTCCCAACAAACTTTGTGTCAAAAACCACATTTGATCCATTGGCAATATTGCTTAGAATTGTCCATAGATTTGATCCATTGGCAATATAGCTTAGAATTGTCCATAGATTACGTTCCCCCTACGATTTATAACTAATTTTGGGCCCATACAAATTGGCCCACTCCTATTAATATGATGTACTTCAACAAAGTAAAGGATTTTAACTTAACTtagaatttaataaaaatgtagaacgatttatatttaaatttaaaggatAATTCTGACAGTGCTCTTTAAGAAcgaatattaaaatcatactTGTACTAACTACTTTAACTTACCGTAGCAACTGGGGCACTGAGAGCGACCCGGATCAGAGCTACCACACCGGCAACACCGATCCCCGTGGCTTCGGCCACATCGGACTGATGGTACCCGACGTATACGCCGCCTGCCAGCGGTAAGTGATGGGTACTCACAATGTTCCTGCCCTCTAATCATATGTTCTCCGCCCCACAGCTTCCAGGAGCTCGGCGTTGACTTCGTGAAGAAGCCCGACGATGGCCGCATGAAGGGATTGGCCTTCATCAAGGACCCCGACGGCTACTGGATCGAGATCTTCAATGCCCACACCGTTTAAGCTGGCTGGCAGATAGTATTTAGTTTGTTCCTTAATTGCTTGTGCCCAGATGTGAGCTGCCCAATTGGAGCCTCCGAAGTTGAGTCGTTAAAATAAATGAGAAATTGTCTAACAATTGAGCTGTGGACCTCATTCACCTGTGTGTGCACCTGTCGCAGCTGCTGCAGCTGTCAATTGGGGCCCCAAAATAATTGGCTCCTGTGTCCTTGCCGGCTTGGTATTTTCACACgctaattattatttacatcGCGGACAGCCGAGCTTTTTGATAAGCAAATGTGTTACTCACTCGCACATGGCGAGTGGGGTGTTTGCCCAGACGTTCGGCGAGGGTCCTGCGAACCCGGGGGTGTGCTGGCTGGCCACTAATAATAGTCAAATATGGGAGCGCATTATTTGTTCGGTGTCGAATATGGCGTTTTGCAATTTAAGGTCGTGTATTTGGCCACTCGAGAACAGTTCTTGTCCGGAGGTCCTGCTGCGAGTGTCCCTCGTTTGGAAATACTATGGAAATATCCCAGCCCAGCATCGGCATCTTCTACATCAGCAAAGTGCTGGCCCTGGCTCCATATGCCACGCGGCGGAACTCCAAGGGCCAAGTGGAAATCGGTCGCAGCTGGGTTTTCACGGTTTACTCGGCCACTTTTACGGTGGTGATGGGTGAGTGAGATGTCACAAAAGGGGTAACCTTTTCCTCTTGACTGATAGCTGTCCAAATCTGCGTAGTTTTCCTCACCTACCGGGGACTTCTGTTCGATGCCAACTCCGAAATACCCGTGCGGTAAGTACTTGTGTTATCTACTTATTAAGTCCTGTGTCGTTTTTGTACTACTCTGTTTCGTGATTGTTCCACCCACTGGTTTCAAAATAATGGCACTTAAGTTGGATGGATTCCACTCATATGTAAATAGTTCAACCCATATAGGGTTACAGTTACCAAGTGCCTATTTTTGGGATTGGTAGTGGAACTCTTACAGAAACATTTATCTTCTAAGGAATTGCTAAACCAAATTGGTCCTTATAGCAAGCATTGCCATTATTCTGATCACAGCTATCTGTTTGCCTATCTAAGTTTTCCTCTATCTAATCATCACCTTTGCTCCCTTCTAAACACATTTGGTCTTGACCAATTAATTGCTCTGACAAACTGCAAACAAAACCAACCAACAAATCAAAAGTGCATCTTTTAGAATGAAGTCGGCAACGTCGAAGGTGGTGACTGCTTTGGACGTTTCTGTGGTGGTCATGGCCATCGTATCGGGTGTTTACTGTGGCCTTTTTAGCCTGAACGACACTCTCGAGCTGAATGCCCGTCTGAACAGGGTGAGGTCACCTGTCAGAAGTCCCGTCCCTTCAAATTCTATGAACTGTATTGACCCCTCCTTAGATCGACAACACTTTGAATGGCTACAACAACTTCCGGAGGGATCGGTGGCGAGCGCTCTCCATGGCCGCGGTATCCTTGGTGGCTATTTCCCTTCTGGTCGGCCTGGATGTGGGCACCTGGATGCGCCTTGCCCAGGATATGAAAATAGCGCAGTCGGATACGGGTAGGTAACGACTCCCTTGGGGATTTTATTTAGGTTGTATGGAAAAATTTGGTCTTCTTGGAAAATACCTGGGTGGGAGTATATCTTAATAAAATGTGGTCGCTCATGGGGGCTAGATTTTAGCTTaatgaaacaaaaaaagtaTACCTAAAGTTATTTTGAATCCTACTTATATTAAGTCGTAATACATTTTCCTATAAGTATTTTTACGGAGAGGTCTGTAGTTGGGACATTTCAAGTCACGCTTAAGCCAGATTTTTGTTGTCCAGTTCTATGAAGTATTAATAACgtgcttaaattaaattaaataaggGTTGCAATCATAGGTTGTTAAATTCCTAGCTGtatttaacaattttaatttaatggtTACAAAAAACGTTTTTTCCTCTTAAAGTACCCAATGTGTGTAAGTTGGAACACTTTGCGGCTCTAAGTTGATGGATACCCACTTTGAATAGCTTTAGCCGACAGAAATCGGAAAACAAAATTTCCTTGAATTTTGGGGAAATGTAAGTTGTTTTAAAAGCGTTTTAGATTTACTAAAAAATAACGGGAAACTAactaaaatttattaaattaacaaaaaatatttgtttataaaaagcTATAGGCTATCAGGGGTAC
Protein-coding regions in this window:
- the Eaf gene encoding ell-associated factor Eaf produces the protein MMMTKQKNSLAERLNIGEEVRELKLGASFNPKNTSTAFHTIKYDFKPASVDTSRMASVDVGSNNQVTVIVPNSESSGVPHTVYKGNQREYAKECLMIYDKETGAITIEKLNHNIQVKKTRSEVTNKPALPPAQNVPVHMGQSQVHIQGTNGAGAPPISAPGHGSGSAPKMENSTMRISSKTKVSTGSRRNNIIDFKPRNSPMQQSSPSRPVAVHRSPQSAPAWDANNAQQTLPSIPMITDDDDFGLRAALHSSGQANTSGSSTGSAAGQPDFGSTSSSSHMGKQRQAPQHGHGKRQQMHQRASPPMAQQQQQQHHQQPSNYGRGYNGGHNHAQQQQQRHSPQQQHQARPSAYGHGNSMPMDLDSAREQELTTQSVEQAAAALEQQIGGALSASSSSSESDSSDSDSGSDSDDSTEDDRPMERPQQVQEQHHPQQQQQQMYQNHHHQQQQLSQQHLNQLPNLGLGSISPAYGNNHHQQQPHHHHQQQQQKQQSGIYASNGGFPNDLLQNDLQLSSNSSDDDD
- the Glo1 gene encoding lactoylglutathione lyase, whose amino-acid sequence is MGDVTGLSNAEADELCQKPESSTKDFIFQQTMYRIKDPRRSLPFYTGVLGMTLLVKLDFPEAKFSLYFLGYENQADVPKDPKERRSWAMSRKATIELTHNWGTESDPDQSYHTGNTDPRGFGHIGLMVPDVYAACQRFQELGVDFVKKPDDGRMKGLAFIKDPDGYWIEIFNAHTV